A stretch of the Bradyrhizobium arachidis genome encodes the following:
- a CDS encoding aldo/keto reductase translates to MKRARLADGLDVTAIGLGTAPLGGLFSAVSEADAEATIERAWSLGVRFFDTAPLYGFGLAERRLGSFLRQQKRDSFAISTKVGRLLRPATASGEDDHYKGAPALRPQFDFSYDGVMRSVEESLTRLGLDRVDVLLVHDPDDHYDAAVSGAFRALMRLRDDGTVKAIGSGMNQSEMLARFAEAVPLDCFLLAGRYTLLDQGALTALFPICRAKNIGILLGGIYNSGILANPHTGAKFNYEDADAALVSRALELDALCRKHGTELKAAAVQFCMAHPAVTVAVQGARTAAEVSDNIAMAELPVPQAFWQELRGRKLVDANAPLPGGA, encoded by the coding sequence ATGAAACGCGCGCGACTTGCTGATGGTCTCGACGTCACCGCAATTGGCCTTGGAACCGCGCCGCTGGGCGGCTTGTTCTCAGCGGTCAGCGAGGCGGATGCGGAAGCCACCATTGAACGCGCCTGGTCGCTCGGCGTCCGTTTCTTCGACACCGCGCCGCTTTACGGCTTTGGCCTGGCGGAGCGCCGCCTCGGCAGCTTCCTGCGGCAGCAGAAGCGCGATTCATTCGCGATCTCGACCAAGGTCGGCCGGTTGCTGCGCCCGGCGACGGCGTCGGGCGAGGACGATCACTACAAGGGCGCGCCCGCGCTGCGGCCGCAATTCGACTTCAGCTATGACGGCGTGATGCGCTCGGTGGAGGAGAGCCTCACGCGTCTCGGGCTCGATCGCGTCGATGTTTTGCTCGTGCATGATCCCGACGATCACTATGATGCCGCCGTCAGCGGTGCCTTCCGCGCGCTGATGCGCCTGCGCGATGACGGCACGGTCAAGGCGATCGGTTCCGGCATGAACCAGTCCGAGATGCTCGCGCGCTTTGCCGAAGCCGTGCCGCTTGACTGCTTCCTGCTCGCAGGCCGCTACACGCTGCTCGACCAGGGCGCGCTGACCGCGCTGTTCCCGATCTGCCGCGCCAAGAACATCGGTATCCTGCTCGGCGGCATCTACAACAGCGGCATCCTCGCCAATCCCCATACCGGCGCGAAGTTCAACTATGAGGACGCCGATGCGGCGCTGGTCTCCCGTGCGCTGGAGCTGGACGCGCTGTGCCGCAAGCACGGCACCGAGCTGAAGGCGGCCGCGGTGCAGTTCTGCATGGCCCATCCGGCGGTGACGGTCGCCGTGCAGGGCGCGCGCACGGCCGCCGAGGTCTCGGACAACATCGCCATGGCGGAGCTGCCGGTGCCGCAGGCTTTCTGGCAAGAGCTGCGCGGGCGAAAACTGGTCGATGCGAACGCGCCGTTGCCGGGTGGAGCGTGA
- a CDS encoding sugar-binding protein translates to MKKLLLAGVTIAMMATPAFAQTYKFAVVPKAMNNPFFDVARDGCLKRAKELGNVECIYKGPIEHEPATQAQIIQDFITQKVDGLAISVADVAAMTKSIDAATAAGIPVITFDADAPGSKRLSYIGTNNKDFGLALGKQLRELRPEGGKYAMVSGGPGAKNLAERVDGVREALKGSKWVEVQGSPTFCNDDSALAVQQMSDLRTATPDLAAIVPVGGWPMFAPEGYKAFVNKNKKDIDAGKLTLVVADTLKMQLELLRDGYSNALTGQRPFEMGEKSMDALLAIKKGQKVPEVIYTGLDLVTKDNVAQLLK, encoded by the coding sequence ATGAAGAAGCTTCTGTTGGCTGGCGTGACCATCGCGATGATGGCGACCCCGGCATTTGCCCAGACCTACAAGTTCGCGGTCGTGCCCAAGGCGATGAACAATCCGTTCTTCGACGTTGCGCGTGACGGCTGCCTGAAGCGGGCCAAGGAACTCGGCAATGTCGAGTGCATCTACAAGGGGCCGATCGAGCACGAGCCGGCGACGCAGGCGCAGATCATCCAGGACTTCATCACCCAGAAGGTGGATGGGCTCGCGATCTCGGTTGCCGACGTTGCGGCCATGACCAAGTCGATCGACGCGGCGACGGCGGCCGGCATTCCCGTGATCACGTTCGACGCGGACGCGCCGGGCTCCAAGCGGCTCTCCTATATCGGCACCAACAACAAGGACTTCGGCCTCGCACTCGGCAAGCAGTTGCGCGAGCTCCGGCCCGAGGGCGGCAAATATGCCATGGTCTCCGGCGGCCCGGGTGCGAAGAACCTTGCCGAACGCGTCGATGGTGTTCGCGAAGCGCTCAAGGGCTCGAAATGGGTCGAGGTCCAGGGTTCGCCGACCTTCTGCAACGACGACTCCGCGCTTGCGGTTCAGCAGATGTCGGACCTGCGCACCGCAACGCCCGACCTTGCCGCGATCGTGCCGGTCGGCGGCTGGCCGATGTTCGCGCCTGAGGGCTACAAGGCCTTCGTCAACAAGAACAAGAAGGATATCGACGCCGGCAAGCTCACGCTCGTCGTCGCCGATACGCTGAAGATGCAGCTCGAACTGCTGCGCGACGGCTACTCCAACGCGCTCACCGGCCAGCGCCCATTCGAGATGGGCGAGAAGTCGATGGACGCCTTGCTCGCGATCAAGAAGGGCCAGAAGGTTCCGGAAGTGATCTACACCGGTCTCGACCTGGTCACGAAGGATAACGTCGCTCAACTCTTGAAGTAG
- a CDS encoding ABC transporter permease produces the protein MSVPMETPISFTNVGRSKWWQRGIFASQTGYVLAALLVLMLVMHFASPYFFTQGNMQNVAKNFSFIAIATLGITFVIITGGIDLSVGSMMCFSAMITSMVMVELSAPGSPFVHLAADGKTVVANVPGLILLVSVLAGLCAALIVGLVNGFCIAVLGLSPFVTTLGMLSIVRGLAYVVSNGRGSFPGGPDAEYFYALTSGDVFGIPAPFIYLVILAAVMAVVLHHTSFGRHVFALGGNEKAAELTGISVVRVKIEVYVICALAAGLQGIIISGWLGSAPANMATSYELNVIAAAVIGGANLAGGIGGPLGAIVGCVLLEVIRNGLVLAQVNAYWQQTLVGVIIILAVLVDRIRSRMT, from the coding sequence ATGTCCGTACCCATGGAAACCCCGATCTCCTTCACCAATGTCGGCCGCAGCAAATGGTGGCAGCGCGGCATCTTTGCCTCGCAGACCGGCTACGTGCTGGCGGCACTCCTGGTGCTGATGCTCGTGATGCATTTCGCTAGCCCCTACTTCTTCACCCAGGGCAATATGCAGAACGTGGCGAAGAACTTTTCCTTCATCGCCATTGCCACGCTCGGAATCACTTTCGTCATCATCACCGGCGGCATCGATCTCTCCGTCGGCTCGATGATGTGCTTTTCTGCGATGATCACTTCCATGGTCATGGTCGAGCTGTCGGCGCCGGGATCGCCGTTCGTCCATTTGGCCGCGGACGGCAAGACCGTCGTCGCCAATGTGCCCGGATTGATCCTTCTGGTCTCGGTGCTTGCAGGGCTGTGCGCCGCGCTGATCGTCGGGCTCGTCAACGGCTTCTGCATTGCGGTGCTCGGGCTGTCGCCCTTCGTCACCACGCTCGGCATGCTCTCGATCGTGCGCGGGCTCGCCTATGTCGTCTCGAACGGCCGCGGCAGCTTTCCGGGCGGGCCGGACGCCGAATATTTCTACGCGCTCACCTCGGGCGATGTGTTTGGCATACCCGCGCCCTTCATCTATCTGGTGATACTCGCCGCGGTGATGGCGGTCGTGCTGCATCACACGAGTTTCGGCCGCCACGTCTTCGCGCTCGGCGGCAACGAGAAGGCGGCCGAACTGACCGGCATCTCGGTCGTGCGGGTGAAGATCGAGGTCTATGTGATCTGCGCGCTCGCCGCGGGGCTTCAGGGCATCATCATTTCCGGCTGGCTGGGTTCGGCGCCGGCGAACATGGCGACGTCCTACGAGCTCAACGTGATCGCGGCCGCCGTCATCGGCGGCGCCAATCTCGCTGGTGGTATTGGCGGTCCGCTCGGTGCCATCGTCGGCTGCGTGCTGCTCGAGGTCATTCGCAACGGCCTCGTGCTCGCGCAGGTCAACGCCTACTGGCAGCAGACGCTGGTCGGCGTGATCATCATCCTTGCCGTGCTGGTGGACCGCATCCGCTCGCGCATGACTTAA